From a single Vibrio toranzoniae genomic region:
- the accA gene encoding acetyl-CoA carboxylase carboxyl transferase subunit alpha → MSLNFLEFEKPIAELEAKIEALRDVSRHGGDAAVDLDKEIEQLEKKSLELKQKIFSDLGAWQVAQLARHPQRPYTKDYLEHAFTEFEEMAGDRAYADDKAIVGGMARLNGRPVMVIGHQKGRETKEKVLRNFGMPKPEGYRKALRLMETAERFNMPIITFIDTAGAYPGVGAEERGQSEAIAKNLKVMSGLSVPVICNVVGEGGSGGALAIGVGDYVNMLQYSTYSVISPEGCASILWRDSDKAPQAAEAMGLIAPRLKELELIDEIIPEPLGGAHRDPVQTAQNMKDMLVKQLEELEQLDNETLLERRYQRLMSYGYC, encoded by the coding sequence CTTGAAGCAAAAATCGAAGCGCTACGTGACGTTTCACGTCACGGTGGTGACGCAGCGGTAGATCTAGACAAAGAAATCGAACAACTAGAGAAAAAAAGCTTAGAGCTTAAACAGAAAATCTTTAGTGACTTAGGTGCATGGCAGGTAGCTCAACTTGCTCGTCACCCTCAACGTCCTTATACAAAAGATTACCTGGAGCATGCCTTCACAGAGTTTGAAGAGATGGCGGGTGATCGCGCTTACGCTGACGACAAAGCAATTGTGGGTGGTATGGCTCGTCTAAATGGCCGTCCTGTTATGGTTATTGGTCACCAGAAAGGTCGCGAGACGAAAGAAAAAGTGCTCCGTAACTTTGGTATGCCAAAGCCAGAAGGTTACCGTAAGGCGCTACGTCTAATGGAAACGGCTGAACGTTTCAATATGCCAATTATTACTTTTATCGACACAGCGGGCGCATACCCAGGTGTTGGGGCAGAAGAACGTGGCCAATCTGAAGCTATCGCGAAAAACCTAAAGGTTATGTCTGGTCTTTCAGTTCCTGTTATCTGTAACGTTGTGGGTGAGGGCGGTTCTGGTGGTGCACTAGCGATTGGTGTTGGTGACTACGTGAACATGCTTCAATACTCTACGTACTCAGTAATCTCTCCAGAAGGTTGTGCTTCAATCCTATGGCGCGATTCAGATAAAGCACCACAAGCCGCTGAAGCGATGGGCCTGATTGCGCCTCGTCTTAAAGAGCTTGAACTTATTGATGAAATCATTCCTGAGCCTTTAGGTGGCGCGCACCGCGACCCAGTACAAACCGCTCAGAACATGAAAGACATGTTAGTGAAGCAGCTAGAAGAACTAGAGCAGCTTGATAACG